Proteins from one Dehalococcoidia bacterium genomic window:
- a CDS encoding phosphatase PAP2 family protein — MTAPDSQVSEWITGVVGESHFFDNIMTLLASDFFAPVSISLFLLYIWFGTRDPILRVKNQYGVMCASASLGVACLGVKILNSLINFDPWPRPFMADDPGLRENATHAAQVIFYFPTDPSFPANMAAVAFGAAAGMWFYRRRASIPLFVFAILWSCGRVYAGVHYPLDILGGAAIGVSMACVTYGLMKVFWPLPAFFHWIGRKLYLA, encoded by the coding sequence TTGACCGCTCCTGATTCACAAGTCTCCGAATGGATCACCGGCGTGGTTGGCGAGTCCCATTTCTTCGACAACATCATGACGCTGCTGGCCTCCGACTTCTTTGCCCCGGTATCAATCAGCCTGTTCTTGCTTTATATCTGGTTTGGGACCCGCGATCCCATCCTGAGAGTGAAGAATCAGTACGGAGTCATGTGCGCTTCTGCTTCGCTGGGTGTCGCCTGTCTGGGGGTAAAGATTCTCAATTCGCTCATTAATTTCGATCCATGGCCCCGCCCATTTATGGCCGACGATCCCGGCCTCCGGGAGAATGCCACTCATGCGGCCCAGGTCATCTTCTATTTTCCAACCGATCCGTCATTCCCGGCCAACATGGCCGCGGTTGCATTCGGCGCCGCGGCGGGGATGTGGTTTTATCGGCGCAGGGCTTCCATCCCTCTCTTCGTCTTTGCCATACTCTGGTCCTGCGGCCGCGTCTATGCCGGCGTTCATTATCCCCTGGACATCCTGGGCGGTGCAGCCATTGGGGTCAGTATGGCATGCGTGACCTATGGATTAATGAAAGTCTTCTGGCCTCTGCCCGCCTTTTTCCACTGGATTGGCCGCAAACT